A stretch of the Nostoc punctiforme PCC 73102 genome encodes the following:
- the mobV gene encoding MobV family relaxase produces the protein MSPLTILRIEKLKTFGNVAGSDDHVTRNRETPNADPTRENVRLIGGEDDRALEEIVKEKISTLKHRPRHDAVLCTEMFLSASPEYFRPGDPSLSGQWSDERMQQWAIASRDWLVENYGLKCVRAELHLDESTPHIHAYIVPLNEKTGRVSHDAMFGGRGGQGRIKLSKLQDSYAAALAPLGIERGVKGSKATHTKVKEYYQAVNSEPLTAVITNNQLAPTPFESARSYVDRIQSDEHFQAINHQLADRKFLIERLERAEQRARASEKERQQLEKRVQLLESQTQQLRDLPLEDVAWELGLDCDRTHQSRWKGHGHIINIDVANCKHPAIKLQTRRF, from the coding sequence ATGTCGCCACTAACAATTCTCAGGATTGAGAAACTAAAAACATTCGGCAACGTTGCCGGGAGTGATGACCATGTTACCAGGAATAGAGAAACACCCAACGCAGATCCAACTAGAGAGAATGTCCGGTTGATTGGGGGAGAAGACGACCGCGCACTCGAAGAGATAGTTAAAGAAAAAATCTCTACGCTCAAGCATCGCCCACGGCATGATGCGGTGTTATGCACCGAAATGTTTCTCTCGGCATCACCTGAATATTTCCGCCCTGGTGATCCATCTCTTTCGGGGCAGTGGTCTGATGAGAGGATGCAGCAGTGGGCAATCGCATCTCGTGACTGGCTAGTTGAAAACTATGGGTTAAAGTGCGTCAGGGCAGAACTTCACCTAGATGAAAGTACCCCACACATCCACGCTTACATCGTGCCACTGAATGAAAAAACCGGGAGAGTCAGTCATGACGCGATGTTTGGCGGTAGAGGTGGACAGGGAAGAATTAAGTTATCCAAACTCCAAGATAGTTATGCTGCTGCACTCGCTCCTTTGGGCATTGAACGAGGGGTCAAGGGCAGTAAGGCAACCCACACTAAAGTCAAAGAATATTACCAAGCGGTTAACAGTGAACCACTCACCGCAGTCATTACAAATAACCAATTAGCACCCACACCGTTTGAATCAGCTAGGAGTTATGTAGACAGGATTCAGTCAGATGAACACTTCCAAGCGATTAACCACCAACTGGCTGACCGCAAGTTCTTGATAGAACGATTGGAGAGGGCAGAACAACGGGCTAGGGCTAGCGAGAAGGAGCGACAGCAATTAGAAAAACGGGTGCAATTGTTAGAATCTCAAACTCAACAACTGCGCGACTTGCCCTTAGAGGATGTGGCTTGGGAGTTGGGGTTAGATTGCGATCGCACTCATCAGAGCAGATGGAAGGGCCACGGTCACATCATTAATATAGATGTAGCGAACTGCAAACATCCAGCGATAAAACTGCAAACAAGGCGATTTTGA